Within the Borrelia miyamotoi genome, the region ACCACCAGAACTACCACCCACAACATATTTTTTATTTAAAGGATTAAAAGTAACGCCATAATAAGAGAATTCACAAGAAGATCCCATTGCAAATTCATCCATATTAGTTCTACCAATAAAAATTGCACCGTTATCTCTTAATCTCCTAATAACAGTTGCATCATAAGGTGAAACATACCCTTGTAAAATTTCAGATGCACAAGTTAAACTCTTATTTTTAATTGAAATATTATCCTTAACAGCAATAGGAATTCCAATTAAAGGTAAATCTTGTCCCTCCCCTCTATCTAAAAGCCCATCATACTTTTTTGCTAATTCTAATGCGTCATCAAAAAATTCAATATACCCATTAATACCTTTATTTGCTTCATAAAGCTCTTTATAAAAAGTCACAATATCATAAATCTTACACCTGCGAGTTAATACTAATTCCCTTATCTTTATTAAACTTAAACCCCTTAAGTCCAAATCAATACTCCCTATTCAAGCACCTTAGGTGATGAAAAATATCCATCTACAAACACATTACTAAAACTTTTAATAGATTCAATACTCAAAGAAGATAAAATCTCATCATTTCTGCAATCAGTAATAACACCCGTTTTCTTTTGAACATCATCCCTCACCTCAATCTGAGAAATTTTATTTAACATGCCAATAATTTTTTCAAATTTTTCAACAAATTTCTGTTCCTCTTTTTCACTTAATCTTAATAAGCTTAACTTCAAACTATTTTCTAAATGAATATCTTCCAAATTAGACCTCTAAATTTTATAAAGTTTTTCAATGTAGTTTGAGCTTAAAACAGCTTTTTTGCCATCACTTAGATGAATCTTAATAAATTGTTCATTATTTTTATACCATTTATCAATAACGATACCATTTTCACCATTATAATTTATATAATCTCCAATATTAAAGCTTTTACTACCATTTTTTGAAAAAAAATATTTAAAATTATCTTTTAAGTATTCTGGAACAAAAATAATATCATAATTATCTTTGCTAATATCTTGGAAAAAAACTGAAATAGCTGTACTTCTTAAAATTCCTGCAAAAAATCTCTGCAAATTAATTGTAACAACAAGTTCAAATTTAGCTCTAGTAATAGCAACATAAAAAAGCCTTCTTTCTTCCTCCAGCCTGTCTTGAGTCAATTTTTCAATCTCAGCAGGCAATAATCCCTTCTCAAGACCAGATATTATCACTCTATCAAACTCAAGTCCTTTAACCCCATGAATTGAAGAAAGTATCACACTAGACTTAGAATCTCCATGAATTAAAGGTGCAAGAGAAGAATTTTCTAGAAATATCACAAGTCCTTCAAAACTTCCTGAATATTCAACTCCACTGTTAATAAGCTCATCAATATTTTTAGATTTGTCATCTTTATCAAATTTTTGATAATAATCCCAAAACCCAAATTTAATTACAACATCTTTAATAAATGAAGATAAATTCGCATAAAAATCTCCTTGCAGCCTTTCCCATAGTTCATCATAAAAACTTAAAAAAGCAACAAGAGAATCTCTTGCTTTGCCCTTCAGAATATTAACAATTTTTCTACTTGCAAGAATTAAATCAAGATTGATATCACGATCATTGATCATTCCAACTATTTTATCCGTAGTGATTTTTCCAATTCCCCTAGCAGGTTTATTTATTACTCTTAAGAAAGATACTCTATCTTTTTTATTGACAAAAAGTCTTAGCAAAGAAATTATATCTTTAATCTCTCCTCTTTCATAAAACCTAATTGAACCCAATACTTTATGTGGAATATTATGTTTTAAAAAAGCTTTCTCAAACTGCAAAGATTGGTAATTAAATCGATAAAGAACTGCTGTCTCAAGTTTATCTTCAAGAAGAAAATTAGAAAAATATTCCGCCTCATCTGTAGGATTTTGAAAAACAAAAAACTTTATCCTTTTGCCCATCTTATTTTCTGTAATTATCACTTTATCATATCGATTACTATTCTTTGAAATAACATCATTTGCAACATTAACAATACTTAGACTAGAACGATAATTTTGCACCAAATAATATTTAGACACATCGTCAAATGTTTTTTCAAACTCAAGAATATTCTCAATCCTAGCACCTCTGAAAGAATATATAGATTGATCTTCATCTCCCACCACCATAAAATGATGCATATCTTTACAATAAAGCTCTTTTAAAAATAAAAACTGTGCATAATTAGTATCTTGATACTCATCCACAAAAATAGCCTTAAACCTCTTGTGAACTTTCACTTTTATATCTTCACAATTTCTTAACATAAAAGTGACCTTCAGAATAAGATCAGCAAAATCAAAAGCATTATTTCTAGATTTTTCTTGCTCATAAAGCTCAATATCTTTATAACTTTTCTCATCAAGACCATAATAGTCATCTAAAAAATAATTTTCTTTACACTTAATTATTAAAGACGATACATGCTTTGCAAGTTCAATGGTTGAAGCAAGCCCAATTTGCTTAACAAATCTCACAACATCATTAGTATCCCAAATTGTAAAATTTGAATCATAATTTTTATCAAATTCTTTAAAATAAAGTCTTAAAAGCCAAGCACCAAAAGAATGAAAAGTCTGAATATGCAAAGCCTTATCAAAATCAAAAAGATAGTTTATTCTCAAATTCATCTCACTCGCGGCCTTATTTGTAAAAGTTAAAGCAAGAATTTCTTCCGGTCTTAACTTCATTTTTTTTATCAAGTGTGCTATTTTAGCTGTTATAACCCTTGTTTTACCACTACCTGGACCAGCCAAAACAAGAATAGGATTCTTAGTATCATCTAAAACAATTTTCTTCTGATAAGAATTTAAACTAAAAAGAAACTTTTCTATTTTATCCATTAATAAACTTCAGAAACTTTAAGATCAAAACCTCCAGGGGTTTTTAACCAAAAAAATTGAAATGCCATTATTTCTCTTCCAAAACTCTTTAAAAAAGAAGTAATATCCTTACCTTGAAGAATAATATTCATGTCAGAAAGTCTTGATAAGAATAGAATCACAGAATTTTTAAAATTTAAAATAAGAGGAACACCCTTAGACGCAAGTAACGATTTACCATAAAGATTATTCTCATCAGCATATCTTAAAAATGTATTATTTAAACAATTAATCACTAAATCAATATTAACAATATTTTGAGAAGAATATACAGTAGGATATTCACTAATCACTCTATCCTTAGGACCATTAACTTTAAATCCCCAATTTAAAATATTAAATCTCTTAGATAAGTTCGTCTCAAGAACATATTCAGCATTTAACGCAAAAGATTCTAAGCTTACATGAGCTTCCTGAATGTTACCTTGAGAATAATTATCATAAACCATTTTAACTCTGATAGTACCATCCAAATTTATTTTTTGAGATTCGCCTAACTTAAAAATATATCGCCCATTTTCTAGATTACTTATAATAACCAAATTATCATTTAAAAAAGAGATTTTATACTCTGCAATAGAATTACCATAAATTAAAGATAAAAAGTCACCTTCTCCAAGTACAACATTCCAAAAACTTTCCTTATCAAAAATAACCTCATGAAATCTTGGTGTTCGCCTTGCAACATGATTTGCCTTAAAAATTTTTCCTAAAAATTGCTTGATCCCTCCGAAATTTAAAATCAAAAGTATTAACACTATAACACTAATTACTCCTAATAATATTTTAATCATTTTATAAAAATCTATCTTAAAAAGATTAAAATACTTCTCTCCAAATCCACCTTCATTCACAAAATTTAAATTGATATTTTGATCCTCATCCTTAATCCCAATATAGCTACTATTAAGATTTTTTTTATATTCCTTAAAAAGAGATGATACATACCAAACATCAACACCTAAATACTCACTATAAGCTCTTAAAAATCCTGAAGCCAAAACTTCATTTGGAAACAATTCAATATTAGAATCCTCAAGTGCTTTAAGATATTTAACAGAAATCTTAATATCATCAGATATCATTTCAAGAGTCAAGCCTTTTTCAACCCGAGCCTTTTTTAAAAAATCTCCAAATCTAATGAAATGATTTTCTTGCATCTTTTAACACCTCAAGTTTTTTTAACATCGTACAAAAAATTATCTACCTTATTTGAAGTTTTTGGCAGCTCATACTTAAATTTACTCTCAGGAAGCCCAATATTAAACTTCACAGACAAAAGATCGATAATTATTTCTTTACCACCACCTGTAGGATAAGCAACAACCCTCCTCATTATACCATTTGGGGTAAAAGCAATCATAAAGAAATCAATTGTAGCAGCACCCTTATGAAGTCGCCTTGAAAAAGTTAATTTTATAAAATTCTCTGCCCCGCCTGATTCATCAAGAGGTTCTAAATTGGGAGAATTAGTATAAGATACACTATACTCAGTGCTCAAAATACTCAGCAAACCACTCCCCACCCCACCACCTTTCCCCACAGTCAACTCTTGTCTAAAAGAAGTACCAAGAGCTGGAACATAAACTGTTAAAACTTCGCCATCACTTGCAAAAACCTGATTATTTGAATCCAAGTTGACAATAAATTTATCGGGATACTTATACAACAAAGTTCCTGTTTGCTTCAAACCTTTCACATTAAGACTAATTTTAGCCTGCATATCTTCTATGTTTTGGTACTTTGCAGAAATACTCTCAAAATACTGAGTAGCAGATACTTGAGCAAAAATCAAACAAGGACACAAAACTAACATTATTCTCTTCATCATAAAAACTCGTATATTATTAATCTAAACTTCAATAAATATATTATGAACATATGTCCAACAACAGCATAACTTGTTATAATAATAACTCTTATTTATAATATATCATTTTGCAAACTAATAATAAACATATTTATCAAAAGATTAAGAGGTAAAATGTCATTAAACTATAACGAAATAAATGTTATTCTTAAAGAAGTGCCATTAAAAAATTCATTTATAAGAAAAATCAAACAGCCTAGCCACAAAACTTTGATTATAGAACTTTATAATAAAGAAGAAAATAAAAAAAATTTTAATATATTAATAGCACTAGACCAAAAAAAAACAAGAATTCATAAAACAAGCAAAGAATTTAAAAACATCAAACCCAATTTAAGATTTTCTGAATTCTTAAAATCAAAAATTCAATATGGTAGAATATCTGAAGCATATCAAATAAAAAATGAAAGAATAATTTTCATTAAAGTGATCAAGGATAAAATAATAGTCTTGATCTTCATAAAATTATGGCCATCAGCCCCCAACATAATTGCAACAGACACAAATTTTAAAATCCTTGATGCATATTACAGAAGACCAAATTCAGGAGAAATTACAGGTAAAATATTCACAACAGTCAAAAAAATTATTGAAAATAACGATGCAAATGAAAAAAAAGAAATCAAATTAAAGGATGGATACAATAACGAACTATCTTACTCCAAATTTATCGAAAACTACTATGATGATTTAGAAATAAAAGAGACTCAAGCACACAACATAAAATTACTTAGAAAAAAATATGAAAAAGAAAAAATGAATTTAGAAAAAAAAATAAGCTCTTTAGAGAAAAAAATAAGCTCAATTGAAACAATTGAAACTCAAAGAGAAAAAGGTGAAATGATCTTATTAAATATTAACAAAATAAAAAAAGGCATGGATGAAATAATTTTAAAAAATAGCAAAGAAGAACAAATTAAAATAATACTGGATAAAGCATTATTTCCTAAAGATAATGCTTCAAAATACTTTAAAGAATATAAAAAAAATAAAAATGCTTTTAGTCTAATACAAGAACAATTAAAATGTGCAAAAACACAATACGATACACTAATATCAAAGATATCTTGCACAGATAAAAAAGATTGTAACATTCTGGAAAATAAAAGAATTATAAAAAAATCATCTATCGGTCTTCATTTCATATCTTGTGGATTTGATATCCTTGTAGGAAGAAATGCAAAAGAAAACGATGAACTTTTAAGAAATTGGGCAAAAGGAAACGACTACTGGCTACATACAAGAGACTATCCGGGTGCTTACGTTTTTATTAGAAATAAGAAAGATAAAACGCCTCCTCTTGAAGTTTTATTAGATGCCGGTAATTTATGTGTATTTTATACAAAACCTGCAAGACAATTGGGTGAGGCTGATCTTTACTATACCAATGTTAAACATTTAAGAAGAGTAAAAGGAGGTAAACAAGGGTTTGTAATACCTAATAGAGAAAAAAATTTAAATATTAAATTAGATCCTCAAATCTTAAACAAACTAAAAAATAAAAATGTATAAAGTATCTTAATCTACACTTAAAATAAAATGACAAGTTATCAAAAAATATTGTTATTGAAGATTAAAAAGCATAAAATTTATATTGTAGGAGAAAAATAAATGATACAAAAATTAACAAAAATAGTAGCAACAATATCTGACCTCAGATGTGACCCAGAACATATTAAAGAGCTATATGAAGCAGGAGTAAATGTAATAAGACTTAACACCGCTCATCAATCTCATGAAGATGCAATAAAAGTAATCAAAAATGTTAGACAAGTTTCAAATAAAATAGCATTAATGATTGATACAAAAGGACCAGAAGTCAGAACAGCTAATATTGAAACTCCTATTACCGTTAAAATAGGAGATAAAATAATAATTTCAATATCACCTATCAATGAGCCTAACTCACTGCAAACTAATTACGATGGGTTTGTAAATGAAATTCCAAATGGATCAAAAATCCTCATTGATGATGGCGAACTTGAAATGACTGTTACCGAAAAATTTGCAGATAGATTAATTTGTGAAGTCAAAAACAACGGACAAATAAAAAATAAAAAATCAATAAACACACCAGGAATTTCACTTAAACTACAATCCGTGACTGCAAAAGATAAGGGATTTATTGAACTTGCAGCAAAGCAAAATATTGATTTTATCGCCCATTCATTCGTAAGACATGCACAAGATATTCAGGATGTCCAAGATATATTAAATGCTGCTGGGAATCCAGAGGTCAAAATTATTTCCAAAATTGAAAATCAAGAAGGAATTGATAATATTGAAGAAATTGCTAAAGCTTCTTATGGAATTATGGTTGCAAGAGGAGATATGGGGGTAGAAATACCTGCTGAAGATGTTCCTTTAGCACAAATTAAAATCACGCAAACCTGTATCAAATACGGCATACCCGTAATTACTGCAACACAAATGCTTCATACAATGATTGAAAATCCAAGACCTACAAGAGCAGAGGTTTCTGATGTTGCTAATGCAATTCTAAACGGAACAGATGCCATAATGTTATCGGGTGAAACAGCTTATGGTAAATATCCAATTGAATCCGTTAAGATGATGACCAAAATTGCCATAGAAGTTGAAAAATATAGAGAAAAAAAATTATTCCAAAATGAAATTTTCTGTAGCAAAAATCTTATAAGAAACTACATTATTAAATGTGCAATTGACGCAACTAAGACAATGCCTGTTAAAGCTATTATTGTCGATTCACTTAAGGGAAGAACCGCAAGAATAATGGCAACATATAGAGCAAGTGTGCCTCTATTTATTACAACAAACAATGAAAGAATAGCAAGAGAATTAGCACTTTCTTATGGAGTTTATTCTAATCTTGTTGATAATAACTTCAAACGAGCAACTGAATTTGTAGTAACCTCTCTTGAGATGCTTAAAAAACAAAAAACAGTCCAAGACTCAGATATCGTAGTAATTGTCTCTGGAAATCCAAATAGAGACACCAACAAAGGCACAGAGTTTATGGAAATAAATACAGTAGAAGATGCAATTAAAGGATATAACCTATAAATAAAATAAGAGATAGCTTAGTTGATAATATATTTTATTCAAATAATAAGCTAAACCTAAAATTATTAAACCCAAATAAAAGAAAAACTCATAAAGCGCTTCTAACTAGCTATGGAACCTATGAGTTTTTCTTAAAAAAGATTGACTTATTTCAAAAAGTAATAGCATATAACACAAAAAATGTGTTTATTTTCTCACAAACAAAAGAAAATTTACAGATCAATATTTCAAATCATGAAACTTGGAAAATCTTTAACAAAACAATTGATGTCAATTTAGACATAGTAAATGTCATAAAAAACTTTAAATTTACAAGTAAAGAAGATAAAATAATAGAAAATGACCATAAAATTGAAATTACACTGAATTTTATTAAAGATATAACAGAAAACATAAAAATCATTCCTATCATCTTGGGTAAGAAGCTTAAAGGCCAAGCTCTAAAGGAGTTTAGTGCATTTTTAAATCCATTTACAAAAAAAGAAGAAAATTCTTTTATATTCCTATCCCAATTTATCTCACACTCTACAAATCTAAATAAAACCATCCAACTAGAAACAACACTAAAGAAACTATTGCTCACTCCTCATTTAAATTCATCAATTTTATTAGAATATTACAATGCACGAAAAATATTTCCTGAAAATATAAGTGCAATCACAATAATTCACAAAATTTTCCAAAAATTTGAATTTACAAACCGTGAGATCACAAGCAACAACAATGAATACTCAATAATGGAAAATATTTTATTAAATTAAGATTCACAAAATCAAAATTTAAATAAAATCCTCTATTTTTTTAGAATTCTTTTTCAAAAAGACGTTAAGGCCTATCTTTGAAATACTTCTTAAAGCATTTGCAGAAACCTTAATATTGATGTTTTTTCCAAGTTCAGGAACAAAAAATTTCTTATTTATTAAATTTACTTTAAAAGTTCTCTTGGTCTTTAAACCAATATGCTGTCCTCCTCCGCCTTTTCTCCTGGCAAGACCCTTTCTTGGAACATTATGACCAAACATTGTCTTTTTACCTGTTATTTCACATTCTCTTCCCATCCAAACACTCCTAAACTATATTTTTCTTTTCTAAATATAAATCTATCAATTTTAAAAATAGATTTAAACTATCAATAATATTTTTAATAATACTACCAAAGTTTACACTATTGCCATAATTCTTTACAAGATCAATATCAAGTTCTTTCCAATTATAAACAAGCTCCTTCTCTGAAGAAGGTCTCACATAATCTTCTAAACAATCTTTCAAGCGTCGTACCAAAGAATAAATCTTGGAATAATATTCATTCAATAAAACTAAAGCCTTTTTATTAATATCTGATATTATATTTAACAGTAATTTCTCTGATGATTTATCTCCAATTGCGATCCTGTGCAAAAGAGCATTAATTCTAGAACCATAGCTTCCCTGTTCACCAAGATTATCATCAAAATCAATAAGACCTGAATAAATACCAACTAAAGAATGAATATCATTAGAAATATCCCTGGAACCTTCCATATCCTTCCACTGCCCCTTAATAATAAGGATATTAATAATATCACTTAGCTCTTTTTTAACAAAATTAACAGTATATGTTTTTAAATAACCTAAAAGCTTAGAATAAACATATCCAGTAGTATTTAAAATGCTAGATGTAATCTTGGCATTCATACTTTCATTGTAATTATCCAAACTCAAAATAGTAACGCCAGGGAACAATTTTTCGGCTAAATGCTCGGACTTACTGTTTTTTTGCAAAATCTCAACTTTTGCTATTTCATTCGAAACATGCTTAGAAAGATCATTAAAAAAGACTCTTGCCTTAGCTTTTGATTTTTTAATATCAGATATAGGCAAATAATCAGGCTCACCACTAACATACCTTATGAGATATAAAATTTCTTTACTTTTATTTATTTCAATTATAGAAGTTAATATTTTAAGCCAAATATTTGGTTTAATAGGAAAATTATCCTTATCTCCATATACTTCTAAAAGAATATCGTAAAGATTCCTCCAAATAGAAATATCTCTAATAGAATATATACATTCTAAAAAATCTTTAATATCATCAAGAATTACACCACAACTAATAGCACTAAATCTTGGCTTATATATAAAATCATCTTCCGGAAACAAATGATCAAAATTTTTAACAATTGAATAATATTGATATGAAACTAAATCAAAAAAGATCTCTAAAGCTCCACAAGTCTCATCTATCAGCCTAACTTGTTCCTGAGTTATATTTTTCAACAAATAATTCAAATTATTATTCAAATTCTTAGGAACATCAGACGTAAAATTGACTATGTCATTAGCTGAGAAAGAATAAATATATTCTAAAGATTTTTTTTGATTTTCATTCAAATATTTCTCAACAACAAAATGAATGATTTTGTTTGAATTCCGATATCTTTGTACAAAAAACTTAAGAGGAATAAAAACTTTGTAAAGATTATAAATAAATTTAGCAAACTGAGGTAAAGCTTGAATTTTTGAAGCACTAAACAATTTGCTTACTTTACTTAAATTACTTTTTATTTGCCTAAGTCTTCTCTGCTTCACCTGCTCAGGAGTAAGCTCTCTAGTAAAGATAGAAAATAAAAAATCAAATAGACCCAAACTAAGCAATCTCCTTCTACAATAAAATCTAACATTCTCAAGACATTAAAATTATAAAATAAACTATAAAAATTATACATAATTTATTGTAAAATAGAACAGAATAAATGATTTTATGTACATAAAGAAAATAATTTTAACCATAACCTTAACTTTAACTTTCAGCTGTTCAAATGATAATACCATCACCATACTGACTGACAATAAAATTGTTCCATTTTACATAAATCAATTCAATGTCCAAAACAAAGCAAGCTTTATCATTAAATACAAAGAACACATTAACATGCAAACGATTAATGAAGAGAATGCCCAAATAATTATCTCAAAAAATATAGACAACATCAACATAGCCAAAAATTTTAAAAATATTAAAAAATACTATTACCCAGATTATCCAATATTAAATAACATATCTGAAAAATTTACATACAGAATTATTCCATTAAGCTTTGATATTCCTATCTTAATATATAAAAATGAATATCAAATACAAAAATATATTGATTTACAAAATATTAAGGAAATATATAAAAGCTTTCAAAAGCATAAAAAATTTTTTATCTCCCCATACATCTCTGAAAATCTATTTTACATAATGTCTGAAATAAACGACATAAACTTTCACTTCAAAAAAAACAAACCAGAATACGATGAAAAAAAAATGTCTAACATAATAAACTACTTCAAATCTTTCATGAATGCTAATGAACTTGCATTACAAAAAAGCTTCGCAGAAAAATACAAATATTTAAATTTAGAGAAAATATTATTTCAAAAGAAAACCCTTCTTATTGCAGGAACAACTAATTTGACATACTACAATAGCTTGAATAAAGATACCAGAGATAAAATCAATTTTTCATATCTAACAAATAAGGAAAAGAAATCATCAGCATACAATATAAACTTTATAGGCGTTAAAGAAATATCAAAACCTATAGACAAATTCATTCAATGGATACTAAACAAAGAAGTACAGAAAACTCTAATTAAACTTAAAAACAAAGCAAAATTTAACGAACATTTTGGATTTGTAAATGGATTTACACCTTATAAAGATCTAAACCTAAAATTGAAGTACATAGTCAAAGAAATACCTTTATTTATCATAGACGAAAATTATATAAACAAAAATTCATACATATTAAACAAAAAACAAATAGAAAAAGAAAATCAAATGATTAATGAACTATTTTTATCTAAAATAGATAACACAAATTCCCAATAAAAGTTATTCACATCTATAATTAACTAGCATTACATGTAACACACTAATAAACAAGATAGAAAAAATCAAAATAAAAGATATATATATATTAACGGATATCTGGATAAAAAGCGCTATTAAAATTAACAATAAATAATTTATAAAAAGAGAAACAATAACTGAAAAAGCAGCTATAATCAAGGATACAAGAAATATTACAAATTTTAAATTAAACTCAAAATTTACACGAGAAGCTACAGCAATAAATACAACTCCCAAAAAAACTAATACCATGGGACTCATCATTAAAAAAAGACTTGAAGAAAAAACATTAATCAATCTTAAGTTAAGTAGTTTGACTTGATTAAAAGCACCTGTAAGATTTTGAATAGGCAAAAAAATATCATTTTCACCATAATTTGCAAATAAACTCAAATTATTAATATCTTGATTAATATCAATGATACTTGGACTACTTAAATTAAAATTTGTAAGCGACACAATAATCCTAGTAACAGTAACATCACTATTTTCATTTTTCTTATCTAAAACATTCTGATAAACTCTATTCCCCTTAAGAGTAGCAAATGGCACTTTAATATGCAATATAATATTGCCTAAATTATCAAATTTAACAAGCTCAAAATTTTTAATCATCTTTATATAAGACCTAGTATTTACTACCTTTTGCATATAAATATAATCGTACGTCCCATTATTATAGTCAGGTTGAAACAAAAACACATCATTCAGACCATAATGCTCATAATATTTTTCAATTTCATCAAAAAAGAAATACTCACTTTTAAGTTTTTCTAAAGATTTATTCTTATAATTTAAGATCTCATTGTCATTTGGAAATAAATTATGAAGTTTTAAAAAGCCATAATACGCAGATTTAAATTTTCCTGTATTAAGGTATAAAAAATTTT harbors:
- the pyk gene encoding pyruvate kinase, with product MIQKLTKIVATISDLRCDPEHIKELYEAGVNVIRLNTAHQSHEDAIKVIKNVRQVSNKIALMIDTKGPEVRTANIETPITVKIGDKIIISISPINEPNSLQTNYDGFVNEIPNGSKILIDDGELEMTVTEKFADRLICEVKNNGQIKNKKSINTPGISLKLQSVTAKDKGFIELAAKQNIDFIAHSFVRHAQDIQDVQDILNAAGNPEVKIISKIENQEGIDNIEEIAKASYGIMVARGDMGVEIPAEDVPLAQIKITQTCIKYGIPVITATQMLHTMIENPRPTRAEVSDVANAILNGTDAIMLSGETAYGKYPIESVKMMTKIAIEVEKYREKKLFQNEIFCSKNLIRNYIIKCAIDATKTMPVKAIIVDSLKGRTARIMATYRASVPLFITTNNERIARELALSYGVYSNLVDNNFKRATEFVVTSLEMLKKQKTVQDSDIVVIVSGNPNRDTNKGTEFMEINTVEDAIKGYNL
- a CDS encoding helix-turn-helix domain-containing protein, coding for MQENHFIRFGDFLKKARVEKGLTLEMISDDIKISVKYLKALEDSNIELFPNEVLASGFLRAYSEYLGVDVWYVSSLFKEYKKNLNSSYIGIKDEDQNINLNFVNEGGFGEKYFNLFKIDFYKMIKILLGVISVIVLILLILNFGGIKQFLGKIFKANHVARRTPRFHEVIFDKESFWNVVLGEGDFLSLIYGNSIAEYKISFLNDNLVIISNLENGRYIFKLGESQKINLDGTIRVKMVYDNYSQGNIQEAHVSLESFALNAEYVLETNLSKRFNILNWGFKVNGPKDRVISEYPTVYSSQNIVNIDLVINCLNNTFLRYADENNLYGKSLLASKGVPLILNFKNSVILFLSRLSDMNIILQGKDITSFLKSFGREIMAFQFFWLKTPGGFDLKVSEVY
- a CDS encoding ATP-dependent helicase, with the translated sequence MDKIEKFLFSLNSYQKKIVLDDTKNPILVLAGPGSGKTRVITAKIAHLIKKMKLRPEEILALTFTNKAASEMNLRINYLFDFDKALHIQTFHSFGAWLLRLYFKEFDKNYDSNFTIWDTNDVVRFVKQIGLASTIELAKHVSSLIIKCKENYFLDDYYGLDEKSYKDIELYEQEKSRNNAFDFADLILKVTFMLRNCEDIKVKVHKRFKAIFVDEYQDTNYAQFLFLKELYCKDMHHFMVVGDEDQSIYSFRGARIENILEFEKTFDDVSKYYLVQNYRSSLSIVNVANDVISKNSNRYDKVIITENKMGKRIKFFVFQNPTDEAEYFSNFLLEDKLETAVLYRFNYQSLQFEKAFLKHNIPHKVLGSIRFYERGEIKDIISLLRLFVNKKDRVSFLRVINKPARGIGKITTDKIVGMINDRDINLDLILASRKIVNILKGKARDSLVAFLSFYDELWERLQGDFYANLSSFIKDVVIKFGFWDYYQKFDKDDKSKNIDELINSGVEYSGSFEGLVIFLENSSLAPLIHGDSKSSVILSSIHGVKGLEFDRVIISGLEKGLLPAEIEKLTQDRLEEERRLFYVAITRAKFELVVTINLQRFFAGILRSTAISVFFQDISKDNYDIIFVPEYLKDNFKYFFSKNGSKSFNIGDYINYNGENGIVIDKWYKNNEQFIKIHLSDGKKAVLSSNYIEKLYKI
- the rpmB gene encoding 50S ribosomal protein L28; this encodes MGRECEITGKKTMFGHNVPRKGLARRKGGGGQHIGLKTKRTFKVNLINKKFFVPELGKNINIKVSANALRSISKIGLNVFLKKNSKKIEDFI
- a CDS encoding LolA family protein yields the protein MKRIMLVLCPCLIFAQVSATQYFESISAKYQNIEDMQAKISLNVKGLKQTGTLLYKYPDKFIVNLDSNNQVFASDGEVLTVYVPALGTSFRQELTVGKGGGVGSGLLSILSTEYSVSYTNSPNLEPLDESGGAENFIKLTFSRRLHKGAATIDFFMIAFTPNGIMRRVVAYPTGGGKEIIIDLLSVKFNIGLPESKFKYELPKTSNKVDNFLYDVKKT
- a CDS encoding NFACT RNA binding domain-containing protein; its protein translation is MSLNYNEINVILKEVPLKNSFIRKIKQPSHKTLIIELYNKEENKKNFNILIALDQKKTRIHKTSKEFKNIKPNLRFSEFLKSKIQYGRISEAYQIKNERIIFIKVIKDKIIVLIFIKLWPSAPNIIATDTNFKILDAYYRRPNSGEITGKIFTTVKKIIENNDANEKKEIKLKDGYNNELSYSKFIENYYDDLEIKETQAHNIKLLRKKYEKEKMNLEKKISSLEKKISSIETIETQREKGEMILLNINKIKKGMDEIILKNSKEEQIKIILDKALFPKDNASKYFKEYKKNKNAFSLIQEQLKCAKTQYDTLISKISCTDKKDCNILENKRIIKKSSIGLHFISCGFDILVGRNAKENDELLRNWAKGNDYWLHTRDYPGAYVFIRNKKDKTPPLEVLLDAGNLCVFYTKPARQLGEADLYYTNVKHLRRVKGGKQGFVIPNREKNLNIKLDPQILNKLKNKNV
- the amrB gene encoding AmmeMemoRadiSam system protein B — protein: MRDSLVDNIFYSNNKLNLKLLNPNKRKTHKALLTSYGTYEFFLKKIDLFQKVIAYNTKNVFIFSQTKENLQINISNHETWKIFNKTIDVNLDIVNVIKNFKFTSKEDKIIENDHKIEITLNFIKDITENIKIIPIILGKKLKGQALKEFSAFLNPFTKKEENSFIFLSQFISHSTNLNKTIQLETTLKKLLLTPHLNSSILLEYYNARKIFPENISAITIIHKIFQKFEFTNREITSNNNEYSIMENILLN
- the gatC gene encoding Asp-tRNA(Asn)/Glu-tRNA(Gln) amidotransferase subunit GatC yields the protein MEDIHLENSLKLSLLRLSEKEEQKFVEKFEKIIGMLNKISQIEVRDDVQKKTGVITDCRNDEILSSLSIESIKSFSNVFVDGYFSSPKVLE